From the genome of Candidatus Scalindua japonica:
GTCCGCCACAAGGTGGAAACGATCAAGGTCATTGCGAACAACCATGTCAAACGGAGTTGAAGTTGTGCCTTCCTCCTTATACCCTCTGACATGGAGGTTCTTGTGATTTGTCCGCCGGTAAGTTAATCGGTGAATGAGCCATGGGTATCCGTGATATGCAAAGATAATAGGTTTATCCGTGGTAAATAGTACATCAAAATTCTTGTCTGATAGTCCATGGGGATGTTCTTCTTTCGGTTGAAGAGTCATGAGGTCTACAACATTAATTACCCGTATTTTCAAGTCAGGCACTTGCTGACGGAGCAGATCAACGGCAGCAAGAGTTTCCAGAGTAGGTATGTCACCGGCACATGCCATTACCACATCCGGCTCACTTCCCCTGTCATTGCTCGCCCATTCCCAGATACCGATTCCATAAGTACAATGTTTGATCGCGGCATCCATCTCAAGCCACTGCTGCTGCGGTTGTTTTCCCGCTACAATCACGTTGATAAAATCACGGCTACGCAGGCATTTGTCTGTTATATATAATAAGGTATTTGCATCAGGAGGAAGGTATACGCGAATGGTATCCGCTTTCTTGTTACAGACATGATCGATAAAGCCAGGGTCTTGATGGCTGAATCCATTATGGTCCTGACGCCAGACATGTGAAGTTAAAAGATAATTGAGTGACGCGATCGGGCGCCGCCAGGGGATCTCTTTTGAAGTTACTTTAAGCCACTTGGCATGCTGGTTAAACATGGAGTCTACAATGTGGATAAATGCTTCGTAGCAGGAGAACAGGCCATGACGTCCGGTAAGCAGATAACCTTCAAGCCAGCCCTGGCAAGTATGTTCACTGAGTATTTCCATAACCCGGCCGTCAGGAGCAAGGTGGTCATCTTCCGGTATGGTCCTTTCCATCCATGTACGGTCTGTTACATCAAAAACATCTCCAAGCCGGTTAGATGCCGTCTCATCCGGGCCGAAGATCCTGAAATTCCTGTCCTGCATGTTGCGTTTCATAATGTCCCTTAAAAAGCGGCCCATGATCCGTGTGGCCTCCGCCATAACCTGGCCCGGCTCAGGCACTTCCACAGCATGGTCCCTGAAGTCAGGCATTTTCAGGCTTTTGAGTAGAAGCCCTCCGTTGGCATGAGGATTAGCGCCCATGCGTCTTTCGCCACGGGGAGCCAGCTCTGCAAGTTCTGGTCTGAGTTGTCCGTTTTCGTCAAAGAGTTCTTCAGGTCTATAACTATTCATCCACTCTTCAAGGAGTTTTACATGATCCGGCCTGTTGATCATTTCAGAAAAAGGGACCTGATGTGATCTCCAGAAATCCTCTGTCTTTTTTCCGTCCACTTCTTTTGGCCCTGTCCAGCCTTTGGGTGATCGCAGTATGATCATCGGCCAATGGGGCCTTTTCATGACACCATTTGAACGGGCATGGGCCTGGATCGACTTTATATCATCAATAATATTATCCATGGTTGAAGCCATCAACTCATGCATCGCCTCCGGTTCGGAACCTTCGACAAAGTATGGTTTATACCCGTATCCGATAAACAGGTTTTCAAGCTCTTCCTTTCCGATCCTCGCAAGGATCGTCGGATTCGCTATTTTATAACCGTTCAAGTGCAGAATAGGCAGTACAGCACCGTCCTGAGCGGGGTTGAGGAACTTGTTTGAATGCCAGGCAGTGGCGAGAGGACCGGTCTCCGCTTCACCGTCACCGACAACACATGCAACGATCAGGCCTGGGTTATCAAAAGCTGCTCCGAATGCATGGGAAAGGGCATAACCAAGTTCTCCCCCTTCATGAATAGAACCGGGCGTTTCCGGCGCCACGTGACTGGAAATTCCACCCGGGAAGGAAAACTGTTTAAAGAGTTTCTTCATACCATCCTCATCCTGTGAAATGTTGGGATAGTTTTCGCTGTACGTGCCTTCAAGATAGGTATTTGCAACCATAGCGGGGCCGCCGTGACCTGGCCCCGCAATATAGATCATACTCAAATCCTGTTCCCTGATTATACGGTTCAGATGGACATAGATAAAATTAAGTCCTGGAGTTGTGCCCCAGTGTCCCAGAAGTCTGGGTTTGACATGTTCCTGTTTAAGAGGTTCTTTTAACAAAGGGTTGTCATAAAGATAGATTTGGCCAACGGAAAGATAATTCGCCGCACGCCAGTATGCATGGATAAGATTTAACTGATCATGAGAAAGTGGTTCCTTCATGGGACACTCCTTTTTAAAATTTAGATTCTATTCCATTCCAGCCATTAGTTGGGAGGGAGTAGTGCTTTCTCTCTGGATGACTATGAAGTAACTCTCATTTTAACAATTGTTCAGGTATCTTCTTTTTGCGTCGTTCCCTTTTCTGCAATATGAGTTTTTCAATCTCTACCAGCACGAATACAGAAAAGGTAATTATTGTTATGTAAATCCACTCAACCGGCTTGAGGCCTTTCACTCCGAAGAGATGTTGCATAAATGGTGTATAGGTAAAAAAGAGTTGTGCGATAATTACCGCGCCAATAGCGATATAAATATAACGATTTCCTGTGAATCCTTTTCTGGTGAAAACACTGGTTCTTAAAAACCGTGTATTCAGCAGATAAAATATTTCAAACATTACCAGGGTATTTACCGATACCGTACGGGCGTATTCTATAGACACGTTATGAAGCCTGTCCCATAAAAAAAGGCCAAAGGTGCCCATAACCATTATTGCTGATACAAAAAGAATTCTCCAGATTAAAAACGGAGAGAGGATTGGTTCTTTAGGATTTCGAGGCGATTGCTGCATTATCTTCGCCTCAGGAGGCTCAAATGCAAGTGACAACGCCAGGGTAACTGCAGTAATCATGTTTACCCAGAGTATTTGAACAGGCGTAATCGGGAGAAGACGGCCTGTCAAAACAGCTGCTATGATAATCCCCGCCTCACCTCCATTGGTCGGAAGGATAAAGGTAATAGACTTCTTGATATTGCTATACACCGTGCGCCCTTGTTCGACAGCATTAGTAATAGATGCGAAATTGTCGTCAGTCAGTACCATCTCAGCCGACTCCTTCGCAACATCGGTACCTTTAATACCCATGGCAATCCCTACATCGGCTCGCTTGAGAGCAGGTGCGTCATTTACCCCATCACCAGTCATTGCAACGACTTCTCCATTTGCCTGTAGTGATTGTACAAGCTTTAATTTGTGTTCAGGACTTACCCGTGCGAATATATCTGCTTTCTGAACAGCGAGACGGAACTGGTTGTCATCCATCACATCCAGCTCGGTTCCTGATATTGCCGTCTTTCCATCTCCGATTCCAATTTTTGCACCAATAGAGCGTGCTGTAGATATATGGTCTCCCGTAATCATCTTTACCCTGATTCCCGCTGATTTACAGAGCTGTACAGCTTTGATTGCTTCGGTTCTTGGAGGGTCAATTATACCAATAAAACCAAGAATACTAAGACCTCCATTCACATCAGAAAACTGAAGAGTTCGGTGATTAACATCAGTCGGCATGGAAGCTATTGCGAGAACCCGCTGTCCTCTGCCTGCTATTTCTTCGATATGGTTGTTCCAATATTTGATATTAATCGGCTCATTAACTCCTGAAGAGCGTTGTTTGTCGCACATCATGAGAACTTTTTCCGGCGCTCCCTTAACATAAATAAACCCATGTCCGGAATGGTCATGATGCAGAGTCGCCATGAAACGGTGTTCCGATTCAAAAGGAATCACATCTGTTCTCGGATACATTTCTTTCAGGTTTGCATGTTCCATTCCAGCCTTTATTCCCATAGACACAAGCGCTCCCTCAGTAGGATCACCATGCATCTGCCATTGATTTTCAACGGCATGGAGTTCCGCATCATTGCAGAGCAACGCGGCCTGTGCCAACTCTCTCAGTGTTGGATGCTCTGTTAATGTAATGTTTTTGCCATCAAGGGAAAATTCACCGTGTGGTTCATAGCCCACTCCGCTCACGTCGAAAAGATGACTCACAGTGGCTATAGTCTGAACAGTCATCTCGTTGCGCGTAAGAGTGCCTGTTTTATCAGAACATATTACCGTCACAGATCCGAGAGTTTCAACTGCAGGAAGACGGCGAATGATGGCATTTCGAGTTGCCATGCCCTTGACCCCGATTGCCAGAGTAATCGTAATTATTGCAGGCAGACCTTCAGGTATTGCCGCCACTGCCATACCGACAGCCGCAAGAAACATCTCTCCAAACTTGTATTGCCGTACCATAATACCAAAAACAAAAGTAAATATTGCCATTGCTCCGATTGCCATGGTCAGCAGATAGCCGAATTCCGCAATCTGCCTGAGCAACCGTGTGGTAAGCGGCTTAACGTTGGACAGCATCATATTGATACGTCCAATCTCTGTATCATCACCTGTGGATACCACAACGCCTGTTCCCTGGCCATATGTTACAAACGTTGCGGAAAAAGCCATACATTTCCTGTCTCCTATTACGGCAGTTTCTATCACCGGTACCACTGTTTTATCTACCGGCATTGATTCTCCTGTAAGCGCTGCTTCATCAATGCGCAACTCTTTGGTCTTAATCAAACGAATGTCTGCGGGAACCTTATCTCCGGATTGTAAAAAAACGATATCACCAGGAACAACACCGTCTGCAGGAATCATGACTTTTTTACCATCGCGAAGAACAAATGCCTGCTGGGAAAGTATGGATCGTATCGCATCCAATGCTTTTTCTGCTTTACCTTCCTGTATAAAACCAATAAGCGCATTTACAATTATTACGCCGAAAATCACACCCGCATCTACCCAGTGGCTGAGGAGTGCTGTTATTATGCCGGCGGCAAGCAGAACATAAATGAGTACATTATGGAACTGTAATAGAAATCGAATGACAGGACTCTGTTTTTTGGGCGGACGTAACTTGTTTTTACCATATCGGGACAGCCGCTTTTCTGCCTCTTCAATCGTTAGCCCCTCGGGCTCACTTTCAATCTGTTCTAAAACATCAGTTATTTCCGATGCATGCCAGGATGTATTAAAAGGTACTTTATTCATAGTATTTAAAATCGTAAGTCAGATAATTAAACGTATAGAAATTTCAAAATTAAAATTTACACCAGAGACAAATCTACCTCTGGCAATACACTCAGAATGACATCCAGAACTGTCATTCTGAATGTAGTGATGCGGAATGAAGAATCTAACACGAATGAGTAATTTATTCTAAGTAAGTCTCTGAAAACACACTCTGATGAAAACTCAAATGTCCAGAATAAAAAATTTGAAATATGCGTTAAAGTTACCAGAAAAAACATTAAGATAAAAGTAAAAAAGTTTTTTCTTTTGATGGTATTGGACAAATGGTATCATTTCTCAATAAAGCGTTTTTCGCAATCTATACAACAATCAGTGTTATTATTGATTATCCAGATAAATTGAGGATTAAATTATGAAAATTACCTTTGTTGGTGCAACAAGAATCGTTACCGGTTCATGTTTCCATATCCAGACAAAAAAAACACATCTCCTTATTGATTGTGGGCTGTTCCAGGGAACCAGGGAGCATGAACAGAAGAATGCGGAGCCATTCCCGTTCAAACCATCTGAAGTAGACTATCTCTTGTTGACCCATGCCCACCTGGATCATACAGGACTAATTCCAAAGCTGGTAAAGGAAGGTTTTCAGGGGAAAATACTCACGACAAAAGCAACTGTTGAACTGTGCAATGTCATGCTCCTCGATTCAGCGCACATACATGAGCGTGAGGCGGAATGGGAAAACAAAAAACGGATGAGGGCGGGGAAGCATCTCCTGCAACCATTATATACGACGGATGATGCCACTTACAGCCTTCAATTTTTTCAAGGGGTTGATTACAATGAAATAGTGGATTTAGAGAATAGTGTTAAAGTAAGATTTCAGGATGCCGGTCATATTCTGGGATCTGCGAGTCTTGAATTATGGATAAAGGAAGAGAATGAAGAAAAAAAACTCGTTTTCTCCGGAGACATCGGACAGAAGGATCTTCCGATTGTCAAAGACCCTACACCCATAGAGGAAGCAGATTATGTATTTACTGAATCTACATATGGGAACAGAAAGCACAAAAGTATTGATGAAACAGAAGAAGAGTTCAGAATCGCAGTGTCAGAAGCATTAAAACGAGGGGGGAATGTGATCATCCCAGCCTTTGCGGTTGGAAGAACTCAGAATATTCTCTATATACTGAAACAATTAACGAAAGAAGGAAAACTCAACAATCTCAAAGTCTTTGTTGATAGTCCTATGGCAATTCAGGCGACCAACATAACCTTAAATCATCCGGAATGCTTTGATGAAGAAACCCTGGAACTTGTCAGGGAGGGAAAACTTTCCGGAAGAGGACTTTTCTTAGTGTTTACTGAGACTGCGGATGAATCAAGGCAAATCAATAAAACAAAGTCAGGGGCAATTATTATTTCTGCGAGTGGTATGTGTAACGCCGGAAGGATACGTCATCATTTAAAGCATAATTTGTGGCGTCCGGAATGCAGCGTCATATTCGTGGGGTATCAGGCTCAGGGTACTTTAGGAAGAAGGATAATAGAGGGGGCAGAAGAAGTGAAAATTTTTGGAGAGGAGATTTCGGTAAAGGCGAAAATTTATACCATTGGTGGTTTTTCTGCCCACGCAGACCAGGAAGGACTTATCGACTGGCTCAGTAATTTTAAAAAGAAGCCTGAGCGTATCTTTGTAATGCATGGTGAAGAGGAAACAGCAGTTGGTTTTGCCGAAACGATTAAAAAACAGTTGCATGTTGACGCCTACGCGCCATTTTGTATGGAGGAGATGACGGTATAACCTTGTTTTAAATTAACATTTGTCACATATAAGTTATAATTTTATCTAAAGAAACGGAGGAATATTAACATGATTGCATTACCCGAATTACCATTTGCTAAAGACGCATTAGAACCGCATATCAGTTCAAAGACGCTGGATTTCCATTATGGAAAACATCATAACGCATATGTTGTAAATACCAATAAATTGCTGGAGAATCATGCGTTAAAAGACAAGACTCTGGAAGAGATCATAAAGGGTACTGCAGGTGATCCTGCACAGGTGGGGCTGTTCAACAATGCTGCACAGGTCTGGAACCATACTTTTTACTGGAACAGTATTAAGCCGGAAGCGGGCGGAAAACCATCAGGTAAAATAGCTGAAAGGATAAATGACGACCTGGGCGGATACGATAAATTTGTTGAAACTCTTCAAACTGCTGCAGTGGGTCAGTTTGGAAGCGGCTGGGCATGGCTGATTGAGAACAAAAACGGAAAACTTGAAGTAATGAAAACTTTCAATGCCGATACTCCTCTGGCACACGGATTGAAACCTGTGCTTAACCTGGATGTATGGGAACACGCGTACTATCTGGATTATCAGAACCGGAGGCCTGATTATGTTACAAGTATTATAGAAAATCTCTTAAATTGGGATTTTGCCAATTCAAATATTTAATCATTGCTGTTTTATAAGGTCATGAAAGGGAATTATTTTACTACTTCGACGGTATCAGATAAATGTGCATCCTGATATTTGATGACGATATACGCACTGTTCTCATAATGAGAATAGTGCGAGCAGAGATGGAGAAGCCATCCTGGTCATTATCAGTCAAATATAACGTGGCGTATTGCATGATCTGATAAAGCAGTTGTGTATAGATTATTATTTTTGAAACAGAATAACAGAGAAAAAACTATGTCGGTAAAAAAACAGAAGAACATTAAAATGAGCACAAATGAAATCTCAATTACTCCTGGACAGAGAATCACGAAGGTGATTGATGACAAAGATGAAAAGATATCATCCTGGCGGGTTTTTAAGATTATGGGTGAATTTGTCAGTGGTTATGATTTTTTGAACAATTATGATTTAGCGGTAAGCATTTTTGGCAGTGCCCGCCGTGGATTCAAAGATGAAATTTACAAAGAAGCACAAACACTTGGATACAAACTGGCCAAATTGGGTTTCGCAGTTATTACGGGGGGCGGGCCGGGAATTATGGAGGCTGCCAATAGAGGGGCGCACAAAGCCGGAGGAAAGTCTGTTGGAATCAATATACAATTGCCTGCCGAACAACAGGTAAATCCTTATGTCCGGGAAACCATTGGCTTTAGTTACTTCTTTGTCCGTAAGCTGATGTTATCGTTTGCTTCCGAAGTATATATTTTTTTCCCTGGCGGCTTTGGAACTCTCGATGAACTTTTTGAATTGTTAACACTGATTCAGACAAAAAAGAGTAAACGGATCCCAATTATTCTGGTAAACAGGGAGTATTGGACACCACTTTTAAACTGGATAAAGAATCAGGTATTTAAAAAGAATAATGCTATAAACAAAGAAGATATGGATATTTATAGTTTGGTGGATACAGCGGATGAGGCGTTTCTTTTGATTAAGAAATTGGCTGATAATAAGTAAAAACATGATCTTTCTGTGTAATTCGCTGATAATCAAAATTACGAATATTTCTGACCTTCTGGAAGGATGTCATTTCTGCCTGCCCGCCCCGGCAATCCAGACGGAAGGGTACCTGTTCGGGCAGGCATTCTTTTAGCGGGAATCCAGGATGAACTTACCTTTAGATACCCGATAAAGGCGTTCGGGTATCTAAAGCAGTATGCGCAAAAACTGATTCGTCCTACTGAGCTATTCTGAGAGTTTTGCCACTTCTGTAAAATATATAGTCTATTTTCTCTTTCCGACAGGAACATAGTTTCTTGGTTTATGACCTGTATACAGTTGACGTGGACGTCCAATTTTTTGTTTTGGATCTTCAATCATTTCTTTCCATTGGGCAACCCACCCGGCTGTTCTTGCAATTGCAAAGAGAACCGTATACAGATTTGAAGGTATACCCATTGCCTTGTATATTATACCTGAATAAAAGTCCACATTCGGATACAGTTTGCGTTTAATAAAGTATTTATCGGTCAATGCGATATCTTCCAATTTCATAGCAATTTTCAGTAATGAATTATTCTGCATGTCAAGCTCGGTGAGAACCTCATGACAGGTATCCTTCAGCACAGAGGCTCTTGGATCATAATTCTTATATACCCTGTGACCAAACCCCATAAGCCGAAAAGGATCATCCTTGTCCTTAGCCCTTTTAATAAATTTTGGAATATTTTTTATATCACCAATTTCCTCCAGCATATGGATTACGGCTTCATTCGCGCCACCATGAGCAGGTCCCCAAAGTGAAGCAATGCCTGCACTGATACAGGCAAACGGGTTTGCTCCGGAAGAGCCTGCGAGTCTTACCGTAGAGGTAGAAGCATTTTGTTCATGATCAGCGTGTAAAATAAAAATCGTATCCATTGCCTTTGCAAGAACTTTATTAACCTTATACTCTTCAGATGGTACCGCAAACAACATATGTAAAAAGTTAGCGGTATAATCAAGTTCGTTTTTTGGATATATAAATGGCTTTCCTCGCGAGTATTTATAGGCCATCGCTGCAAGTGTGGGAGTTTTTGCAATCATCCTTAGTGCCGCTATCCTTCTCTGTTCTTCATCATTAATATTCAAGGAGTCATGATAAAACGCTGAAAGAGAAGCAAATGCTCCACACATTATTGCCATAGGGTGTGAAAACCGTGGAAAACCTCTGTATAAAAACTGCAGCTGTTCATGAACAAGAGAGCGGTTCTTTATTTCTGAAACAAAAAGGTTAAATTCTTTTTTAGCCGGCAATTCCCCATGTAATAATAAGTAGCAAACTTCCATAAAGTTACTTTTCCTGGCAAGTTGTGCAATATCATAACCTCTATATCTCAGAACACCTTTTTCACCATCAACATATGTTATACTTGATTCACAGGATGCAGTTGACATGAAACCGGGATCATAGGTAAAAAAACCGGACTCTTTATACAATGATGTTATGTCGATTACCTCAGGGCCTTCAGAACC
Proteins encoded in this window:
- a CDS encoding phosphoketolase family protein; its protein translation is MKEPLSHDQLNLIHAYWRAANYLSVGQIYLYDNPLLKEPLKQEHVKPRLLGHWGTTPGLNFIYVHLNRIIREQDLSMIYIAGPGHGGPAMVANTYLEGTYSENYPNISQDEDGMKKLFKQFSFPGGISSHVAPETPGSIHEGGELGYALSHAFGAAFDNPGLIVACVVGDGEAETGPLATAWHSNKFLNPAQDGAVLPILHLNGYKIANPTILARIGKEELENLFIGYGYKPYFVEGSEPEAMHELMASTMDNIIDDIKSIQAHARSNGVMKRPHWPMIILRSPKGWTGPKEVDGKKTEDFWRSHQVPFSEMINRPDHVKLLEEWMNSYRPEELFDENGQLRPELAELAPRGERRMGANPHANGGLLLKSLKMPDFRDHAVEVPEPGQVMAEATRIMGRFLRDIMKRNMQDRNFRIFGPDETASNRLGDVFDVTDRTWMERTIPEDDHLAPDGRVMEILSEHTCQGWLEGYLLTGRHGLFSCYEAFIHIVDSMFNQHAKWLKVTSKEIPWRRPIASLNYLLTSHVWRQDHNGFSHQDPGFIDHVCNKKADTIRVYLPPDANTLLYITDKCLRSRDFINVIVAGKQPQQQWLEMDAAIKHCTYGIGIWEWASNDRGSEPDVVMACAGDIPTLETLAAVDLLRQQVPDLKIRVINVVDLMTLQPKEEHPHGLSDKNFDVLFTTDKPIIFAYHGYPWLIHRLTYRRTNHKNLHVRGYKEEGTTSTPFDMVVRNDLDRFHLVADVIDRVPKLGYIAAYTKQLIRDKIIEHKQYIAKYGIDMPEIRDWKWTWNEES
- a CDS encoding cation-transporting P-type ATPase, with the translated sequence MNKVPFNTSWHASEITDVLEQIESEPEGLTIEEAEKRLSRYGKNKLRPPKKQSPVIRFLLQFHNVLIYVLLAAGIITALLSHWVDAGVIFGVIIVNALIGFIQEGKAEKALDAIRSILSQQAFVLRDGKKVMIPADGVVPGDIVFLQSGDKVPADIRLIKTKELRIDEAALTGESMPVDKTVVPVIETAVIGDRKCMAFSATFVTYGQGTGVVVSTGDDTEIGRINMMLSNVKPLTTRLLRQIAEFGYLLTMAIGAMAIFTFVFGIMVRQYKFGEMFLAAVGMAVAAIPEGLPAIITITLAIGVKGMATRNAIIRRLPAVETLGSVTVICSDKTGTLTRNEMTVQTIATVSHLFDVSGVGYEPHGEFSLDGKNITLTEHPTLRELAQAALLCNDAELHAVENQWQMHGDPTEGALVSMGIKAGMEHANLKEMYPRTDVIPFESEHRFMATLHHDHSGHGFIYVKGAPEKVLMMCDKQRSSGVNEPINIKYWNNHIEEIAGRGQRVLAIASMPTDVNHRTLQFSDVNGGLSILGFIGIIDPPRTEAIKAVQLCKSAGIRVKMITGDHISTARSIGAKIGIGDGKTAISGTELDVMDDNQFRLAVQKADIFARVSPEHKLKLVQSLQANGEVVAMTGDGVNDAPALKRADVGIAMGIKGTDVAKESAEMVLTDDNFASITNAVEQGRTVYSNIKKSITFILPTNGGEAGIIIAAVLTGRLLPITPVQILWVNMITAVTLALSLAFEPPEAKIMQQSPRNPKEPILSPFLIWRILFVSAIMVMGTFGLFLWDRLHNVSIEYARTVSVNTLVMFEIFYLLNTRFLRTSVFTRKGFTGNRYIYIAIGAVIIAQLFFTYTPFMQHLFGVKGLKPVEWIYITIITFSVFVLVEIEKLILQKRERRKKKIPEQLLK
- a CDS encoding MBL fold metallo-hydrolase RNA specificity domain-containing protein, whose product is MKITFVGATRIVTGSCFHIQTKKTHLLIDCGLFQGTREHEQKNAEPFPFKPSEVDYLLLTHAHLDHTGLIPKLVKEGFQGKILTTKATVELCNVMLLDSAHIHEREAEWENKKRMRAGKHLLQPLYTTDDATYSLQFFQGVDYNEIVDLENSVKVRFQDAGHILGSASLELWIKEENEEKKLVFSGDIGQKDLPIVKDPTPIEEADYVFTESTYGNRKHKSIDETEEEFRIAVSEALKRGGNVIIPAFAVGRTQNILYILKQLTKEGKLNNLKVFVDSPMAIQATNITLNHPECFDEETLELVREGKLSGRGLFLVFTETADESRQINKTKSGAIIISASGMCNAGRIRHHLKHNLWRPECSVIFVGYQAQGTLGRRIIEGAEEVKIFGEEISVKAKIYTIGGFSAHADQEGLIDWLSNFKKKPERIFVMHGEEETAVGFAETIKKQLHVDAYAPFCMEEMTV
- a CDS encoding superoxide dismutase; its protein translation is MIALPELPFAKDALEPHISSKTLDFHYGKHHNAYVVNTNKLLENHALKDKTLEEIIKGTAGDPAQVGLFNNAAQVWNHTFYWNSIKPEAGGKPSGKIAERINDDLGGYDKFVETLQTAAVGQFGSGWAWLIENKNGKLEVMKTFNADTPLAHGLKPVLNLDVWEHAYYLDYQNRRPDYVTSIIENLLNWDFANSNI
- a CDS encoding TIGR00730 family Rossman fold protein codes for the protein MSTNEISITPGQRITKVIDDKDEKISSWRVFKIMGEFVSGYDFLNNYDLAVSIFGSARRGFKDEIYKEAQTLGYKLAKLGFAVITGGGPGIMEAANRGAHKAGGKSVGINIQLPAEQQVNPYVRETIGFSYFFVRKLMLSFASEVYIFFPGGFGTLDELFELLTLIQTKKSKRIPIILVNREYWTPLLNWIKNQVFKKNNAINKEDMDIYSLVDTADEAFLLIKKLADNK
- a CDS encoding citrate synthase, giving the protein MNTKNASLTVGKSKKNLEFPVYKGSEGPEVIDITSLYKESGFFTYDPGFMSTASCESSITYVDGEKGVLRYRGYDIAQLARKSNFMEVCYLLLHGELPAKKEFNLFVSEIKNRSLVHEQLQFLYRGFPRFSHPMAIMCGAFASLSAFYHDSLNINDEEQRRIAALRMIAKTPTLAAMAYKYSRGKPFIYPKNELDYTANFLHMLFAVPSEEYKVNKVLAKAMDTIFILHADHEQNASTSTVRLAGSSGANPFACISAGIASLWGPAHGGANEAVIHMLEEIGDIKNIPKFIKRAKDKDDPFRLMGFGHRVYKNYDPRASVLKDTCHEVLTELDMQNNSLLKIAMKLEDIALTDKYFIKRKLYPNVDFYSGIIYKAMGIPSNLYTVLFAIARTAGWVAQWKEMIEDPKQKIGRPRQLYTGHKPRNYVPVGKRK